Proteins from a single region of Primulina tabacum isolate GXHZ01 chromosome 5, ASM2559414v2, whole genome shotgun sequence:
- the LOC142547715 gene encoding uncharacterized protein LOC142547715 gives MAHGGYGKRRAAAVRNTAGNRRPKALTVDKKSKPKGKPKSVSLKTQIRSVERMLRRDLPLEVKEAQEKKLEELKKQQEIHNRLAVERKIFLRDRKIKFFERRKIERRIRRLEKQQRASAGQAQEAEIAEQLSKLKEDLEYVRFFPKTEKYVSLFMGGDETEIVEKRNGLRQQIKANLIAAAASGKDLEETGSEDDGLLDPSDDDFFLNGSSSDDADADDEWTDKSTREQVSSASGKAASGMSSDERNQRQISARALMPPPRPSNKPFPRSVHNKSRFTGSSGKKPSHQRAELSTSSNTSSSISRPSFRKHCDMDSTTGNSGNQSSNSDARKPRRKRRPKKKKQPAS, from the exons ATGGCCCACGGAGGCTACGGTAAGCGCAGAGCCGCTGCCGTCCGAAACACGGCGGGGAACCGGCGGCCTAAAGCCCTCACGGTGGACAAGAAGTCCAAGCCTAAGGGCAAACCCAAATCCGTCTCTCTCAAAACTCAAATTCGCTCCGTTGAACGCATGCTCCGCAGA GATCTGCCTCTTGAAGTTAAAGAGGCCCAAGAGAAGAAGTTGGAGGAGCTCAAGAAACAACAGGAGATTCACAATCGTCTTGCTGTGGAACGAAAGATTTTCTTGCGGGACAGAAAGATCAAATTTTTTG AGAGAAGAAAGATTGAACGGAGGATAAGACGGTTGGAAAAGCAGCAGCGTGCTTCTGCTGGTCAGGCACAGGAAGCAGAGATTGCTGAGCAACTttctaaattgaaagaagatcTTGAATATGTCAGG TTCTTCCCAAAAACAGAGAAGTATGTTTCATTATTTATGGGAGGTGATGAGACTGAAATTGTAGAAAAAAGAAATGGTTTACGTCAGCAAATTAAGGCCAATTTGATTGCTGCTGCAGCCAGTGGGAAGGATTTGGAAG AAACAGGGAGCGAGGATGATGGGCTTTTGGATCCAAGCGATGATGATTTCTTCTTAAATGGGAGCTCTAGTGATGATGCTGATGCAGATGATGAGTGGACAGACAAAAGCACAAG GGAGCAAGTCTCGAGTGCCTCAGGTAAAGCAGCATCCGGAATGTCAAGTGATGAAAGAAATCAG AGGCAGATCTCTGCTCGTGCTCTCATGCCACCACCTAGACCATCAAATAAACCGTTTCCTCGTTCCGTTCATAATAAATCAAGATTTACTGGATCTTCAGGAAAGAAGCCATCACACCAGAGAGCCGAATTATCAACCTCTAGCAACACATCTAGCAGCATCAGCAGGCCTTCCTTCAGAAAACATTGCGACATGGATTCAACCACTGGCAACAGTGGTAACCAAAGCTCCAACTCTGATGCTCGAAAACCTCGTCGCAAGAGAAGGCCCAAGAAAAAAAAGCAACCGGCATCATAG
- the LOC142547718 gene encoding LOW QUALITY PROTEIN: pentatricopeptide repeat-containing protein At3g23020-like (The sequence of the model RefSeq protein was modified relative to this genomic sequence to represent the inferred CDS: deleted 1 base in 1 codon), with translation MNGNFRVDLRSGDGVEKVYEDCSLINGGRNGVFVKGKVSKNGGVREFNGKVRGVGGLRGVEDKVRAKCSTKWRRYGGCIPGMLEALEVVEDLDEALKPWAMNLTNKERSILLKEQLQWERAMDIFEWFKGKGCYEVNVIHYNIMLRILGKARQWCEVERLWGEMVERGIQPINSTYGTLIDVYSKGGLREEAIKYLELMKERRMEPDEVTMGTVVQMYKKAGEFETAEEFFKKWSVSERVVDERRSVTSRSKRGANGDSGANACLSVYTYNTLIDTYGKGGKLQEASETFERMLKEEIVPTTVTFNTVIHMYGNNGQLGEVASLIKKMEEVNCSPDTRTFNILISLYAKHDDIDMASIYLKKMKDASLEPDAVTYRTILYAFSIRQMVSEAEDLVSEMDERGLEIDEFTQSSLTRMYIESGMLESSWAWFERFHVAGNMSSECYSANIDAFGERGHVLESEKVFNCCLEKKKSSVLEFNVMIKAYGISKKFEQACCLFDSMDRYGVIPDRCSYNSLVQMLSSADLPQKATFYLTRMQQAGLVLDCVPYCAVISSYSKLGQVDMAVSLYEEMVGYDIKPDAIVFGVLINAFADTGSVKEAKNYVKAMRDLDLPVNDVICKSLIKLYTKVGLLGEAREAYKALQSFEAGVDVYSSNCMIDLFSERSMISEAERIFKNLNQSGNANEFSYAMMLRMYKKNGRFVEAFGIARKMREQGLMTDLLSFNNVLGLYASDGRFKEAAATFDEMLQSDIQPDNSTFKTLKIVLLKCGVPTSAVDNLELIRKKDAQKGLQAWTSTLRSVIG, from the exons ATGAACGGAAATTTTCGGGTGGATTTGAGGTCTGGAGATGGTGTGGAGAAAGTGTATGAAGATTGTTCGTTGATTAATGGTGGGAGAAATGGTGTGTTTGTGAAAGGAAAGGTGAGCAAAAATGGTGGGGTGAGAGAATTTAATGGAAAGGTTAGGGGCGTAGGGGGATTAAGGGGAGTGGAGGACAAAGTGCGTGCCAAATGTTCGACGAAATGGAGGAGATATGGGGGGTGTATTCCTGGGATGTTGGAAGCTCTGGAGGTTGTTGAGGACTTGGACGAGGCATTAAAGCCTTGGGCAATGAACTTGACTAACAAAGAAAGGAGCATACTTTTGAAAGAGCAGTTGCAGTGGGAAAGGGCTATGGATATTTTCGAGTGGTTTAAAGGGAAAGGATGTTATGAAGTGAACGTCATTCATTACAACATAATGCTTAGGATTCTTGGGAAAGCGCGGCAGTGGTGTGAGGTTGAGAGGTTGTGGGGCGAAATGGTGGAGAGGGGGATCCAGCCAATAAATTCAACTTATGGAACTTTGATTGATGTGTATAGCAAAGGTGGGCTCAGGGAGGAAGCAATCAAGTATTTGGAATTGATGAAGGAACGTAGAATGGAGCCAGATGAAGTGACCATGGGGACTGTGGTTCAAATGTATAAAAAGGCAGGGGAGTTTGAGACAGCTGAGgagtttttcaagaaatggtcGGTCAGTGAGCGGGTGGTGGATGAGCGTAGAAGTGTTACATCGAGGAGCAAACGAGGTGCTAATGGTGATTCGGGGGCAAATGCTTGTTTGAGCGTGTATACATATAATACCTTGATCGACACTTATGGAAAAGGTGGGAAACTCCAAGAAGCAAGTGAGACTTTTGAAAGAATGCTCAAAGAAGAGATTGTGCCCACCACGGTGACTTTCAATACTGTGATACACATGTATGGTAATAATGGTCAGCTAGGGGAAGTTGCCTCGCTGATAAAGAAAATGGAGGAGGTTAACTGCTCTCCCGATACTCGAACATTCAACATTCTCATCTCCCTTTATGCTAAGCATGATGACATCGATATGGCATCGATCTATTTGAAGAAGATGAAAGATGCTTCTCTTGAACCAGATGCTGTCACTTATCGAACTATCCTTTATGCATTCTCAATAAGGCAAATGGTTTCTGAA GCTGAGGATCTTGTCTCGGAGATGGATGAAAGAGGATTGGAGATTGACGAATTCACACAATCTTCTTTGACTCGAATGTACATAGAATCCGGGATGTTGGAATCATCGTGGGCATGGTTCGAGAGATTCCACGTTGCAGGGAACATGAGTTCTGAATGTTACTCGGCCAACATTGATGCTTTTGGCGAAAGGGGGCATGTCTTGGAATCTGAGAAAGTTTTCAACTGTTGCCTAGAGAAGAAAAAATCGAGTGTCCTTGAGTTTAATGTGATGATTAAAGCATACGGCATCAGCAAGAAATTCGAACAAGCCTGCTGCTTATTTGATAGCATGGACAGATATGGTGTAATTCCTGATAGATGTAGCTATAATTCCCTCGTACAAATGCTTTCTAGTGCTGACCTGCCACAAAAGGCGACTTTCTATCTTACAAGAATGCAACAGGCTGGATTGGTGCTCGATTGTGTCCCATATTGTGCTGTGATATCGAGTTATTCAAAGTTAGGCCAGGTGGACATGGCTGTAAGTTTGTACGAAGAGATGGTTGGATATGACATAAAACCAGATGCCATTGTTTTCGGTGTCCTGATAAATGCTTTTGCAGACACAGGAAGCGTAAAAGAAGCTAAAAATTATGTAAAAGCCATGAGAGACTTGGACTTGCCTGTAAATGATGTTATATGCAAGTCTTTAATCAAGCTATATACGAAAGTGGGATTATTAGGAGAAGCTCGAGAAGCATATAAGGCGCTTCAATCATTTGAGGCAGGTGTAGACGTATACTCCTCGAATTGTATGATTGATCTCTTTAGTGAGAGGTCTATGATATCCGAGGCGGAAAGAATATTCAAGAATCTGAACCAATCCGGGAATGCAAACGAATTTTCCTATGCTATGATGCTGCGTATGTACAAGAAAAATGGGAGGTTTGTGGAAGCATTTGGTATTGCACGAAAAATGAGGGAACAGGGACTCATGACCGACTTGTTGAGTTTCAATAACGTGCTAGGATTGTATGCATCTGACGGGCGTTTTAAGGAGGCAGCAGCCACTTTCGATGAGATGCTGCAATCTGATATTCAACCGGACAATTCTACGTTCAAAACGCTCAAAATAGTTCTCTTGAAATGTGGAGTTCCAACTAGTGCAGTCGACAATCTTGAACTGATTAGGAAGAAGGATGCTCAGAAGGGTTTGCAAGCATGGACTTCAACTCTTCGTTCTGTCATCGGCTGA
- the LOC142545030 gene encoding uncharacterized protein At5g64816-like isoform X1, which translates to MQELVELEIIRTSLGIKEQRKGRQSLAAMVEVWWSLVGAAVPVLIAGQAFRMKAKYAEEQRIKSARGREKTADDIFLCERVCTSKRILNKVGAFSKDPIPDTCVTVCGVSELDACSDACARTVCINQHQVPNWNDVCLRRCQSECLKISASRSS; encoded by the exons ATGCAG GAACTTGTAGAGCTGGAAATAATCCGAACCTCATTGGGAATTAAGGAGCAAAGAAAGGGCCGACAGAGCTTAGCAGCAATGGTTGAGGTATGGTGGTCCCTGGTCGGAGCAGCTGTTCCAGTCTTGATTGCAGGTCAAGCATTTAGAATGAAGGCAAAATATGCTGAGGAGCAAAGAATCAAAAGTGCTCGAGGCAGGGAGAAGACCGCGGATGACATTTTTTTGTGTGAGAGAGTTTGCACTTCAAAGAGAATATTGAATAAAGTTGGAGCATTCTCCAAGGATCCAATCCCCGATACTTGTGTCACGGTATGTGGTGTTTCTGAGCTGGATGCTTGCTCCGATGCTTGTGCTCGAACTGTGTGCATCAACCAACACCAAGTGCCTAATTGGAATGATGTTTGCCTCCGAAGGTGTCAGAGCGAATGTCTCAAAATATCCGCATCTCGGTCCTCTTGA
- the LOC142547716 gene encoding photosynthetic NDH subunit of subcomplex B 5, chloroplastic — translation MAVSVTLSALSSSSIPKILSQKRSESNEIKKLDFIPSTPSSKSHGIGVNDGKNSSTRLFAGLSEVEPDLNEDPKDPWETNGIDSEDFVYGEYDQHHTYFEGGVNGPFWETLSAEYASIGPPTGFQGLISWLFLPSVAAGMYFDVPGEYLFIGAAIFTVVFCVIEMNKPSEPHNFEPQIYNMERGARDKLISDYNTMNMWDFNEKYWEVLDFTLKKNDITKRSG, via the exons ATGGCGGTTTCAGTGACACTCTCAGCTCTTTCGAGTAGTTCAATCCCCAAGATTTTGTCCCAAAAGAGATCAGAAtcaaatgaaattaaaaaattgGACTTCATTCCGAGTACCCCATCTTCAAAATCTCACGGAATCGGAGTTAATGATGGCAAAAATAGCTCGACAAGATTGTTTGCGGGGCTGTCTGAAGTTGAGCCAGATCTTAATGAAGATCCGAAGGACCCTTGGGAGACTAATGGGATTGACTCG GAAGATTTTGTTTATGGGGAGTATGATCAACACCACACCTACTTCGAAGGTGGAGTAAACG GACCATTTTGGGAAACCCTTTCAGCAGAATATGCATCAATCGGACCTCCGACTGGATTCCAAG GTCTCATTTCATGGCTATTCCTTCCATCGGTTGCAGCTGGAATGTACTTCGATGTTCCG GGAGAGTACTTGTTCATCGGAGCAGCCATTTTTACGGTAGTATTTTGCGTCATTGAAATGAACAAGCCGAGCGAGCCGCACAATTTTGAGCCTCAAATATATAACATGGAAAGAGGAGCCCGTGACAAGTTGATATCTGATTACAACACGATGAACATGTGGGATTTCAATGAGAAATATTGGGAAGTGTTGGATTtcactttgaagaaaaatgatatcACAAAGAGATCAGGATGA
- the LOC142545030 gene encoding uncharacterized protein At5g64816-like isoform X2: MVEVWWSLVGAAVPVLIAGQAFRMKAKYAEEQRIKSARGREKTADDIFLCERVCTSKRILNKVGAFSKDPIPDTCVTVCGVSELDACSDACARTVCINQHQVPNWNDVCLRRCQSECLKISASRSS; the protein is encoded by the coding sequence ATGGTTGAGGTATGGTGGTCCCTGGTCGGAGCAGCTGTTCCAGTCTTGATTGCAGGTCAAGCATTTAGAATGAAGGCAAAATATGCTGAGGAGCAAAGAATCAAAAGTGCTCGAGGCAGGGAGAAGACCGCGGATGACATTTTTTTGTGTGAGAGAGTTTGCACTTCAAAGAGAATATTGAATAAAGTTGGAGCATTCTCCAAGGATCCAATCCCCGATACTTGTGTCACGGTATGTGGTGTTTCTGAGCTGGATGCTTGCTCCGATGCTTGTGCTCGAACTGTGTGCATCAACCAACACCAAGTGCCTAATTGGAATGATGTTTGCCTCCGAAGGTGTCAGAGCGAATGTCTCAAAATATCCGCATCTCGGTCCTCTTGA